In one Geoglobus acetivorans genomic region, the following are encoded:
- a CDS encoding DUF2073 domain-containing protein, with amino-acid sequence MEGIQLSLISREKLEKMASMEKLRMILDNVKEGKIVVLESGLTPEEEAKLIEMTMLEIDHENFVGIEVESYPPKESFFSKLLGRKPGRLTLIGPANRVKTLSKQEDLITALVQLGDG; translated from the coding sequence ATGGAAGGTATTCAGCTCAGTCTCATCTCGAGAGAAAAGCTTGAAAAAATGGCTTCAATGGAAAAGCTGAGAATGATACTTGACAATGTTAAAGAGGGCAAAATCGTGGTTCTTGAATCCGGTCTGACTCCTGAAGAGGAGGCGAAGCTAATCGAAATGACCATGCTCGAAATCGATCACGAAAATTTTGTTGGCATAGAGGTTGAGAGCTACCCGCCAAAGGAATCCTTTTTCTCAAAGCTGCTGGGCAGGAAGCCTGGAAGACTGACACTGATAGGCCCGGCAAACAGGGTGAAGACCCTCTCGAAACAGGAGGACCTGATCACAGCACTGGTTCAGCTTGGTGATGGGTGA
- a CDS encoding OapC/ArvC family zinc-ribbon domain-containing protein, translated as MPHRCTECGKEYPDGDTRILQGCECGNNKFLYIPKSKGREIEEIKEQFERIESVRIIAPGMYELNIEKLMEGGEVIIALQEDGKYAIHLPSLLKKKKKD; from the coding sequence ATGCCCCACCGATGCACCGAATGCGGAAAGGAGTATCCTGATGGCGATACAAGAATCCTGCAGGGATGTGAGTGTGGCAATAACAAGTTTCTCTACATTCCGAAGTCAAAGGGCAGGGAAATTGAGGAGATTAAGGAACAGTTTGAGAGAATAGAGAGTGTGAGGATAATTGCCCCGGGGATGTATGAACTGAACATCGAGAAGCTGATGGAGGGCGGAGAGGTCATAATTGCTCTGCAGGAAGACGGCAAGTACGCAATCCACCTGCCCTCTCTTCTCAAGAAGAAAAAGAAGGACTAA
- a CDS encoding DHH family phosphoesterase codes for MPEEVNGNYDYVILGCGALGTAIVKDLISSGKKILAVDVNPEKVEVLKDEEIDAIVGDIESDEVLNKIDFRKVTGVLILTSKDETNRIVAERVRKENGEVLIVSRASNLKSKEELEEAGVDLVITPIESMKSTLVGGLKKAESLRKLKKLRSVIQETDGKLGIFTHDNPDPDSISSALALREIAKHFGIEADILYYGEIQHQQNKAMVNLLGIPMIRAGEADLSSYSKFAIVDSSGPGINNSIPGDLEIAIVIDHHPAENVEAEFVDMRNDVGATATILALYLQDLKIVPTKTLATSLFFGIESETEGFRKNARTNDFLASAYLYPFVDRELLEKMEGPALSTETLDVLATAIKNREIYSSFLLSFAGFINDRDTLPQAADFLLRLEGINTVLVFGVMKDAVYLSARNADVRINIGEVLKNAFKDVGGAGGHAHAAGGKIPLGIFGDVSDKETLAKLVTQAIRKRFLNAIGIEIEEKP; via the coding sequence ATGCCTGAAGAAGTAAATGGTAATTACGACTATGTAATTCTCGGGTGCGGTGCACTTGGCACAGCCATTGTCAAAGACCTGATATCCTCGGGAAAAAAAATTCTTGCAGTTGATGTGAATCCTGAAAAAGTTGAGGTCCTCAAGGATGAGGAGATCGATGCAATTGTCGGCGACATAGAGAGTGATGAGGTTCTGAACAAAATAGATTTCAGAAAGGTTACCGGAGTTTTAATCCTGACATCCAAGGACGAGACCAACAGGATTGTTGCCGAAAGAGTTAGGAAGGAAAACGGGGAGGTTCTGATAGTTTCAAGAGCGTCCAATTTAAAATCAAAAGAGGAGCTTGAAGAGGCGGGGGTTGACCTCGTCATAACCCCAATAGAGAGCATGAAAAGCACACTCGTTGGTGGTCTTAAAAAGGCAGAGTCCCTGAGAAAACTCAAAAAACTCAGGTCGGTGATACAGGAGACCGACGGAAAACTGGGAATATTCACACACGACAACCCTGATCCGGACTCAATCTCCTCGGCTCTGGCGCTGAGGGAGATCGCAAAGCACTTTGGAATTGAGGCAGACATACTTTACTACGGAGAAATCCAGCACCAGCAGAACAAGGCGATGGTAAATCTCCTGGGAATACCCATGATCAGAGCCGGAGAGGCTGACCTGTCATCATATTCAAAGTTCGCAATAGTGGATTCCTCCGGACCGGGTATCAATAATTCCATTCCAGGGGACCTTGAAATAGCAATAGTAATCGACCATCACCCCGCCGAAAACGTTGAGGCAGAATTTGTTGACATGAGGAATGACGTTGGCGCCACCGCAACAATCCTTGCGCTTTACCTTCAGGACCTCAAGATCGTTCCAACCAAAACCCTTGCCACATCGCTTTTCTTCGGAATTGAGTCAGAAACCGAGGGCTTCAGAAAAAACGCAAGGACAAATGATTTTCTCGCTTCAGCTTATCTGTATCCCTTTGTTGACAGGGAGCTGCTCGAAAAAATGGAGGGTCCAGCCCTGTCTACTGAAACGCTCGACGTTCTTGCAACAGCCATAAAGAACAGGGAGATATACTCCTCATTCCTCCTTTCCTTTGCTGGATTCATAAACGACAGGGACACACTACCACAGGCCGCAGACTTCCTCCTCAGGCTTGAGGGGATAAACACGGTTCTCGTATTCGGAGTCATGAAGGATGCCGTTTATCTCTCGGCAAGGAACGCCGATGTCAGAATCAATATCGGGGAGGTTCTCAAGAATGCATTCAAGGATGTTGGCGGTGCAGGTGGACACGCACATGCTGCGGGTGGAAAAATACCGCTTGGCATATTCGGAGATGTCAGCGATAAGGAAACTCTCGCAAAGCTTGTTACCCAGGCAATAAGAAAAAGGTTTCTCAATGCAATAGGTATAGAAATTGAAGAAAAACCTTAG
- a CDS encoding DUF5371 family protein has protein sequence MVKIIHAQTVLPEDVLEELKRKTGELATKDALAKAVEHYLMCPYTHEEPIGKRLEEVIKKKRK, from the coding sequence ATGGTGAAGATTATTCATGCCCAGACCGTCTTACCAGAGGATGTGCTTGAAGAGTTGAAAAGGAAGACTGGTGAGCTTGCAACGAAAGATGCCCTTGCAAAGGCTGTTGAACATTACCTGATGTGTCCGTACACGCACGAAGAGCCTATCGGGAAGAGGCTTGAGGAAGTCATCAAAAAGAAAAGAAAGTGA
- a CDS encoding NAD(P)/FAD-dependent oxidoreductase: MKVAIIGAGVMGLSTAYYLSKLGAEVTVFEQKYLLYGASGRNSGGITPMIDKKELIPFALKSLELYDKLPAEVDFNFLFRKDGYVKVAASDADAEKLKKDVRIQNELGVKSKIVEPSEVKELVPDFNPDSIVLASYCSESGVIFPWPVIWGLARGCRENGVEIKDQTAVDEIVIEGGVRGVRAGGEFHKADVVVNAAGAWSNKVSEKAGVKLENKILKEEICVTESIKPYLDPYIYDITYGVYLSQSARGEIVGGITGREVQEISTDSTLEFAARYAKRATQLIPMLKGLAMLRQWAGVYDEGKDGLPVVGFTEVDGFVQANGLGKHTGMIVAPALGRELARLIVKGDNPNLKEFSPRRF; the protein is encoded by the coding sequence ATGAAGGTGGCGATTATCGGCGCTGGTGTGATGGGACTATCAACTGCATACTACCTTTCCAAGCTTGGTGCCGAGGTTACAGTTTTCGAGCAGAAGTACCTTCTCTACGGTGCAAGCGGGAGGAATTCCGGTGGAATCACGCCGATGATTGACAAGAAAGAACTGATACCCTTCGCTCTGAAAAGCCTTGAGCTTTACGATAAGCTGCCAGCTGAAGTGGATTTCAACTTCCTTTTCAGAAAAGACGGGTATGTAAAGGTCGCAGCAAGTGATGCGGATGCTGAAAAGCTTAAGAAGGACGTAAGAATTCAGAATGAGCTCGGAGTTAAATCAAAGATAGTTGAGCCTTCAGAAGTTAAAGAGCTTGTACCTGACTTCAACCCGGACTCAATAGTTCTGGCATCCTACTGCAGTGAATCGGGCGTTATATTTCCCTGGCCTGTGATATGGGGCCTTGCCAGGGGTTGCAGAGAAAACGGTGTGGAGATAAAGGATCAGACCGCTGTGGATGAAATCGTCATTGAGGGTGGAGTCAGGGGCGTCAGAGCAGGAGGAGAGTTCCACAAAGCAGATGTCGTGGTGAATGCTGCAGGTGCATGGAGCAATAAGGTAAGTGAGAAGGCCGGTGTAAAGCTTGAGAACAAAATCCTGAAAGAGGAGATTTGCGTAACCGAGAGCATCAAACCCTATCTGGACCCGTACATCTATGATATAACATACGGAGTTTACCTGAGCCAGTCAGCGAGGGGAGAGATAGTCGGTGGGATAACCGGCAGAGAGGTGCAGGAGATCAGCACCGATAGCACCCTCGAGTTTGCAGCGAGATATGCTAAAAGGGCAACACAGCTCATTCCGATGCTCAAAGGCCTTGCAATGCTGAGACAGTGGGCTGGAGTGTACGACGAGGGTAAAGACGGTCTGCCGGTGGTTGGATTTACCGAAGTGGATGGATTCGTTCAGGCGAATGGCCTGGGCAAGCACACAGGAATGATAGTCGCCCCAGCACTTGGAAGAGAACTTGCAAGGCTGATAGTCAAGGGAGATAACCCCAATCTGAAGGAGTTCAGCCCGCGGAGATTTTAA
- a CDS encoding (2Fe-2S)-binding protein, with amino-acid sequence MVKERKIVCRCEDLTEEEIIHAIEEGYDNLESLKRYTGATTGACQGKGCLMHIIRILSQKTGKSPEEIGVTTQRPPVNPVPLYVLSEGGESE; translated from the coding sequence ATGGTCAAGGAAAGAAAGATTGTTTGCAGATGTGAGGATCTGACTGAGGAGGAAATTATTCACGCCATTGAAGAAGGATATGATAACCTCGAAAGCCTGAAGAGATACACCGGTGCCACCACCGGAGCCTGTCAGGGTAAGGGCTGCCTCATGCACATCATAAGGATACTCTCACAGAAAACAGGAAAAAGTCCTGAAGAGATCGGTGTAACCACTCAGAGGCCACCCGTGAACCCTGTCCCGCTGTACGTCCTGTCGGAAGGTGGTGAATCAGAATGA
- a CDS encoding 4Fe-4S binding protein, translating to MSNYLERGYLEREDLPPFPPEERLTSGKPVAYIECVQPIPCSPCYESCRFDAIQMDNINDPPKLDYEKCTGCMACIRVCPGLAIFMLQIKDGKGYVTIQYEFLPWLQKGDRVKLYNRKGEEVGEGTVTWALNPERNDRTQLVTIEMNKDLIYEVRAVRKR from the coding sequence ATGAGCAACTATCTCGAAAGAGGATATCTTGAAAGAGAGGATCTCCCACCATTTCCCCCGGAAGAGAGACTGACATCCGGTAAGCCTGTTGCATACATTGAATGTGTTCAGCCGATCCCGTGTTCACCCTGCTACGAATCATGCAGATTCGATGCAATTCAGATGGACAACATAAACGATCCTCCAAAGCTCGATTATGAGAAATGCACGGGATGCATGGCGTGCATAAGAGTCTGTCCGGGACTTGCCATTTTCATGCTTCAGATAAAGGACGGCAAGGGGTATGTCACAATTCAGTACGAGTTCCTTCCCTGGCTGCAGAAGGGTGACAGAGTGAAGCTGTACAACAGAAAGGGCGAAGAAGTTGGAGAAGGCACGGTTACCTGGGCACTGAATCCCGAAAGAAATGACAGAACACAGCTTGTAACCATTGAAATGAATAAGGATCTTATTTATGAAGTTAGAGCGGTCAGAAAGAGGTGA
- a CDS encoding FAD-dependent oxidoreductase codes for MRLESHPIVDFKRGKEVTIYFNGKPVKAYEGESVAAALYAAGVRVFSRSFRFHRPRGFFCAIGKCSQCMMEVNGVPNVRTCKIYVKDGMQIRTQNSIPDAENDALAIFDKIIDTVFPHGSHYKKFNRSAKLRELATKQMRKLAGFGNPPKSVPDVDAEYEVIETDVAVIGGGPGGMSAAIHAGKYGARVIVMDENPFLGGQLVKQTHRFFGSAKERAGTRGIKIAKILEEELLSYDNVEVRKETKVFGVYGNEVAAVEKDRKLLRIKAKKIVIATGAYERTLIFENNDLPGVYGAGGVQTLMNVYGIKPGERGLIIGSGNVGLILTYQLLQAGVDVAAIVEAMPRVGGYFVHAAKVRRLGVPIYTRHTIVRAVGNKKVEGAVVAQLDDRWQPVPGTEKKFDVDFICVAVGLSPAHELLYHVKAQMKFVPELGGLVPLRTRYNETSVEGIYVAGDVAGIEEATAAIMEGRIAGLHAAMSLGYGGEDVKKELEEAVKDIEAFRAGPFGERICHGLEKCTLEKEVSL; via the coding sequence ATGAGGCTCGAATCCCACCCGATTGTTGATTTTAAGAGGGGAAAGGAGGTTACAATCTATTTCAACGGAAAACCGGTAAAAGCATATGAAGGTGAATCGGTCGCTGCCGCTCTTTACGCCGCCGGTGTAAGGGTTTTCAGCAGATCCTTCAGATTTCACAGGCCGAGGGGATTCTTCTGCGCTATCGGAAAATGTTCCCAGTGCATGATGGAAGTTAACGGCGTGCCGAACGTCAGAACCTGCAAGATTTACGTTAAGGACGGCATGCAGATAAGAACCCAGAACAGCATTCCGGATGCCGAGAATGATGCTCTCGCAATTTTCGACAAGATTATAGATACAGTATTTCCCCATGGGTCCCATTACAAGAAGTTTAACAGATCCGCCAAGCTCAGAGAGCTTGCAACCAAGCAGATGAGAAAGCTTGCGGGTTTTGGAAACCCACCCAAGTCTGTTCCGGACGTTGACGCAGAGTATGAAGTAATCGAAACAGATGTGGCAGTCATAGGCGGTGGTCCCGGTGGAATGAGTGCCGCCATTCATGCCGGAAAATACGGTGCCAGAGTAATCGTAATGGATGAGAATCCATTCTTAGGGGGCCAGCTTGTTAAACAGACCCACAGGTTCTTCGGCAGCGCTAAGGAAAGAGCCGGGACGAGAGGCATAAAGATTGCCAAGATTCTTGAAGAGGAGTTGCTGAGCTACGACAACGTGGAGGTCAGAAAGGAAACCAAGGTTTTCGGCGTGTATGGTAACGAAGTTGCGGCTGTGGAAAAGGACAGAAAACTGCTGAGAATAAAGGCAAAGAAAATCGTTATAGCTACGGGAGCTTACGAAAGAACGCTTATTTTCGAGAACAATGATCTGCCCGGAGTGTATGGCGCTGGCGGTGTCCAGACACTCATGAACGTTTACGGAATAAAACCGGGTGAAAGGGGCCTCATTATTGGTTCCGGAAACGTCGGTCTAATTCTCACATACCAGCTTCTTCAGGCAGGGGTGGATGTTGCGGCAATAGTCGAGGCGATGCCGAGAGTTGGAGGGTACTTTGTCCATGCTGCAAAGGTGAGAAGGCTTGGGGTGCCGATTTACACCAGGCACACGATAGTGAGGGCGGTTGGAAACAAGAAAGTTGAGGGTGCAGTGGTAGCACAGCTCGACGACAGGTGGCAACCCGTCCCGGGAACAGAGAAGAAGTTCGATGTGGACTTCATATGTGTCGCAGTTGGCCTATCTCCGGCCCACGAACTTCTGTATCACGTGAAGGCCCAGATGAAGTTTGTTCCAGAGCTTGGAGGGCTTGTACCCCTGAGAACAAGATACAACGAAACCAGTGTTGAGGGAATCTACGTTGCGGGAGATGTTGCCGGTATAGAGGAAGCCACTGCTGCCATCATGGAGGGCAGGATTGCGGGCCTGCATGCTGCGATGTCCCTTGGTTACGGAGGGGAGGACGTAAAGAAAGAGCTTGAAGAGGCGGTGAAGGATATTGAAGCATTCAGAGCAGGTCCGTTCGGTGAAAGAATCTGTCACGGACTTGAAAAATGCACCCTTGAAAAGGAGGTGTCGTTATGA
- a CDS encoding homocysteine biosynthesis protein — MKTVDEINQKIVEGSASVVTAIEMKEIVQELGPEKAAKEVDVVTTGTFGAMCSSGVFFNFGHSDPPIKMQKVWLNDVEAYTGVAAVDAYLGVTQLSETLGMEYGGGHVIEDLLRGKEVELRATAYGTDCYPRKEIVTEISLEDVNQAIMVNPRNAYQRYRAATNSSERILRTYMGTLLPDFGNVTYAGVGELSPMNNDPEYRTIGVGTRIFLGGAKGYVTGEGTQHAPPFGTLMVQGNLKEMSAEYMRAATFPGYGTTLFVGMGIPIPILDADMAKATAIRDEDIETVIIDFGVPRRDRPVIRKVTYAELRSGKVEINGEEVRVSPLSSYHMARKIAEELKLMIEKGEFLLSLPVERIPTKEVFKPMRQKEIKVVKNVMSTPAITVTPDTSIADASKTLIEKGINHLPVVDSSGKLAGIVTSWDIAKAVAVGKSGRVEEIMTKKVITASPDEPVEVAARKMESKRISALPVVDARGRVIGIVSSEDLSKLLAR, encoded by the coding sequence GTGAAAACAGTCGATGAAATCAATCAGAAAATTGTTGAGGGTTCTGCAAGCGTTGTAACAGCAATTGAAATGAAAGAGATCGTTCAGGAACTTGGGCCAGAAAAAGCTGCAAAGGAAGTAGATGTGGTAACCACGGGAACATTCGGGGCAATGTGTTCTTCCGGAGTTTTCTTCAATTTCGGACATTCAGACCCTCCGATAAAAATGCAGAAAGTCTGGCTGAACGACGTTGAAGCCTACACCGGTGTTGCCGCTGTTGATGCATACCTCGGAGTTACCCAGCTTTCAGAGACTCTCGGGATGGAATATGGCGGTGGCCACGTTATTGAGGATCTGCTTAGGGGTAAGGAAGTTGAGCTGAGAGCAACAGCTTACGGCACCGACTGCTATCCGAGAAAGGAAATTGTAACCGAGATAAGCCTTGAGGATGTTAACCAGGCAATCATGGTCAACCCGAGAAACGCCTATCAGAGATACAGGGCGGCCACAAACTCTTCGGAGAGGATTCTCAGGACTTACATGGGTACGCTGCTTCCTGATTTTGGTAACGTTACCTATGCCGGCGTTGGTGAGCTTTCCCCCATGAACAACGATCCGGAATACAGGACAATAGGTGTTGGCACGAGAATATTCCTCGGCGGTGCTAAGGGATACGTTACCGGCGAGGGGACGCAGCATGCACCTCCTTTCGGAACGCTTATGGTGCAGGGCAACCTGAAAGAGATGAGCGCCGAGTACATGAGGGCCGCCACATTTCCCGGCTATGGAACAACACTTTTTGTCGGCATGGGCATCCCGATACCGATCCTTGATGCGGATATGGCAAAAGCCACAGCAATACGTGATGAGGATATTGAAACCGTAATAATCGACTTTGGAGTTCCAAGAAGAGACAGACCTGTAATCAGAAAGGTAACCTACGCAGAGCTCAGGAGTGGAAAGGTTGAGATAAACGGGGAAGAAGTGAGGGTTTCGCCACTGTCAAGCTACCACATGGCGAGAAAGATTGCAGAAGAGCTGAAACTGATGATTGAAAAGGGAGAATTCCTGCTTTCATTGCCTGTGGAAAGGATACCGACAAAGGAAGTTTTCAAGCCAATGAGACAGAAAGAGATAAAGGTGGTCAAAAACGTGATGAGCACTCCCGCAATAACAGTGACTCCCGACACTTCAATAGCCGATGCCTCGAAAACACTCATTGAAAAGGGTATCAATCACCTTCCTGTCGTTGACTCATCCGGTAAGCTTGCGGGGATTGTTACAAGCTGGGATATCGCTAAAGCCGTTGCAGTGGGAAAATCGGGGCGTGTGGAGGAGATAATGACCAAGAAGGTAATCACGGCATCACCTGACGAGCCAGTGGAGGTTGCTGCCAGAAAAATGGAGTCGAAGAGAATTTCAGCACTGCCGGTGGTTGATGCCAGGGGCAGGGTCATAGGTATTGTCAGCAGCGAGGACCTCAGCAAGCTGCTTGCGAGGTGA
- a CDS encoding DUF362 domain-containing protein has product MMLELIYDSAAVKEPVLVQVALEEKVLMNIIEAEVGAREGRIVIEIDDALAENIISRFEERGVEVRRLVRGIEKSDACVDCGACISVCPVNVFYKDSDERVIAESEKCVRCRICIGVCPLKALSLPE; this is encoded by the coding sequence ATGATGCTCGAGTTAATCTATGATTCTGCGGCTGTAAAGGAGCCAGTACTTGTTCAGGTGGCTCTCGAAGAAAAGGTGCTGATGAACATCATTGAAGCTGAAGTTGGAGCAAGGGAGGGCAGGATAGTTATCGAGATTGATGATGCACTTGCTGAGAACATCATTTCGAGGTTTGAGGAACGGGGGGTTGAGGTTCGCAGACTTGTCAGAGGTATTGAAAAGAGCGACGCATGCGTCGATTGCGGAGCATGCATAAGTGTCTGCCCGGTCAATGTGTTTTACAAGGATTCGGATGAGAGAGTCATTGCAGAGTCAGAAAAATGCGTGAGATGCAGGATATGCATAGGCGTATGCCCGCTAAAGGCTCTGAGTCTTCCAGAATGA
- a CDS encoding UPF0280 family protein: protein MHRRMPAKGSESSRMNYRRYRFRFKQTITTILARDDETYRKAVTGMMYAREKIEEYIALNPIFLTSLEPLECHGDVVERMCAASRIAGVGPMAAVAATVAWYGVERANSDLIVIDNGGDIVIKNDESITIGIYAGNRTSVGFEIEGNGKLKSVCTSSGKIGPSISFGFADAATIFSDNPALADAFATALGNRIKEDHGKEEITEVLEEFWEHAKKYVDGALVIKDNVLAYVGEIPELKTVKIEPDLITRG from the coding sequence ATGCATAGGCGTATGCCCGCTAAAGGCTCTGAGTCTTCCAGAATGAATTACAGGCGATATCGTTTCAGGTTCAAGCAGACCATTACAACGATACTGGCAAGGGACGACGAAACGTACAGAAAAGCAGTAACGGGTATGATGTATGCGAGAGAGAAAATTGAGGAATACATCGCTCTGAATCCCATTTTTTTAACGTCTCTCGAACCTCTCGAATGTCATGGGGACGTCGTGGAGAGGATGTGTGCCGCCTCGAGGATAGCGGGAGTTGGACCAATGGCGGCGGTTGCGGCGACAGTTGCCTGGTATGGTGTTGAACGGGCAAATTCTGACCTTATTGTGATAGACAATGGCGGAGACATAGTTATTAAAAATGACGAGAGCATCACTATTGGCATCTATGCGGGAAACAGGACGTCCGTGGGATTTGAGATTGAGGGTAACGGGAAACTGAAGTCAGTATGCACGTCAAGCGGTAAAATTGGGCCGTCGATAAGCTTTGGGTTTGCTGATGCTGCAACCATCTTTTCCGACAATCCTGCGTTGGCTGATGCCTTTGCAACCGCACTTGGAAACCGGATAAAGGAAGACCACGGGAAAGAGGAGATAACTGAAGTTCTTGAAGAATTCTGGGAACATGCAAAAAAATACGTGGATGGCGCTCTGGTAATAAAGGATAATGTCCTTGCATACGTTGGAGAAATTCCAGAACTGAAAACGGTAAAAATAGAACCCGATCTGATCACCAGGGGGTAA
- a CDS encoding response regulator, whose product MKSVLVVDDENAIRGILTIMLSGRFKIITARDGREALEKFKVFRPDFVIMDLMMPVVNGVEAIKEIRKIDSQVIIVALTAYAEQRKEELVDAGANEVLGKPFRRKELVEILQKYI is encoded by the coding sequence ATGAAGTCGGTGCTTGTAGTTGATGACGAAAATGCCATCAGAGGGATTCTCACAATAATGCTTTCCGGTAGGTTCAAAATAATAACTGCAAGGGATGGGCGAGAGGCTCTTGAGAAATTCAAGGTATTCAGGCCGGATTTTGTCATAATGGACTTGATGATGCCCGTTGTTAACGGGGTGGAGGCCATAAAGGAGATCAGAAAAATCGATTCTCAGGTTATTATTGTGGCACTCACGGCCTACGCGGAACAGAGAAAGGAAGAGCTTGTGGATGCAGGTGCCAACGAGGTTCTGGGAAAACCATTCAGAAGAAAAGAGCTTGTCGAAATTCTCCAGAAATACATCTGA
- a CDS encoding energy-coupling factor ABC transporter permease, with protein MHIPDGFLTLNLALTMWALTIAVLGYSIKKVRENGVNTAMLGVISAGIFAAQMLNWPIPGGTSAHFVGGALAGILLGPYAGSIAMASVLIIQALIYGDGGLIALGANLWNMAVVNVFVGYYLYRLLSNTNRNLAAFVAGWLGITLAAAFAGIELGLSSDFKYNIFITTSAMGLWHGVLGIIEGIITAGIVSYVHSSRSDLGTETKVSKKALTVIALMILVSPVFAYLAELVNYSEPLENVAHQLGIEENQEYSGILPDYTVPGLNDYLGTLISGLVGVSIFISLAMMRRHASAD; from the coding sequence TTGCACATACCGGATGGGTTTCTGACACTGAACCTCGCACTGACGATGTGGGCGCTGACCATAGCCGTGCTGGGGTATTCAATCAAGAAGGTGAGGGAAAATGGAGTGAACACAGCTATGCTTGGAGTGATTTCAGCAGGAATTTTTGCGGCCCAGATGCTAAACTGGCCAATTCCCGGTGGAACCTCGGCACACTTTGTGGGAGGTGCGCTGGCCGGAATTCTTCTTGGGCCGTATGCGGGAAGCATAGCAATGGCCTCGGTTCTGATAATTCAGGCTCTGATTTACGGAGACGGCGGTCTGATTGCACTTGGAGCAAATCTCTGGAATATGGCGGTCGTTAATGTTTTTGTGGGCTACTACCTGTACAGACTTCTGTCGAACACCAACAGAAATCTTGCTGCATTCGTGGCCGGATGGCTCGGCATAACTCTGGCCGCAGCTTTTGCCGGAATCGAACTCGGTCTGTCGTCGGATTTTAAGTACAACATCTTCATCACGACATCTGCCATGGGGTTGTGGCACGGCGTTCTGGGCATAATTGAGGGAATAATCACAGCAGGGATAGTCTCATACGTGCATTCAAGCAGATCAGACCTTGGAACTGAGACGAAGGTCAGCAAGAAGGCGTTGACGGTCATTGCGTTGATGATACTCGTATCGCCAGTGTTTGCATATCTCGCCGAGCTTGTGAACTATTCGGAACCCCTCGAAAATGTTGCACATCAGCTCGGAATTGAGGAGAACCAGGAATACAGCGGCATCCTTCCGGACTACACTGTGCCGGGACTGAATGATTACCTCGGAACACTGATTTCGGGGCTGGTCGGAGTGAGTATATTTATATCTCTGGCGATGATGAGAAGACATGCATCTGCTGATTGA
- the cbiQ gene encoding cobalt ECF transporter T component CbiQ — translation MHLLIEKTLKHAAEYFQNFFIHEYTRKSYLHEVHPAVKLAGTAVLILLSITTFDPKKLMLTIVAIMLLAFNTGLSLKELVKRSYLFTVFSFVIVLPVSISEQDFHYAVIFPLRVFSAILAIQMLIMTTKLNEIVYAMKRLKLPDMLSDTIWLTYRYTTVMFRDLLNIMLAREARRLTKSNHSEVLKRGGEMLGLYFLRSFEKAEKIEMAMRVRGKHVSFTKRYDPGYFYLAYLAGVSAWWLML, via the coding sequence ATGCATCTGCTGATTGAGAAAACACTCAAGCATGCAGCAGAATACTTTCAAAATTTTTTCATACATGAATACACAAGGAAGAGCTACCTTCACGAAGTCCATCCTGCTGTAAAGCTTGCCGGGACTGCCGTATTAATCCTCCTCTCGATAACAACCTTTGATCCGAAAAAGCTGATGCTTACAATAGTCGCCATAATGCTGCTTGCATTTAACACCGGACTTAGCCTAAAGGAGCTGGTAAAGAGGAGTTATCTCTTCACAGTGTTCTCGTTTGTAATCGTACTTCCTGTATCGATCAGCGAACAGGATTTCCACTATGCCGTAATTTTTCCGCTGAGGGTGTTCTCCGCAATCCTTGCAATTCAGATGCTGATCATGACAACAAAGCTGAACGAAATCGTTTATGCAATGAAGAGGCTGAAGCTTCCTGACATGCTTTCCGACACGATCTGGCTGACGTACAGATACACCACGGTGATGTTCAGAGATTTGCTGAACATAATGCTTGCAAGGGAGGCGAGGAGACTGACGAAGAGCAACCACTCAGAAGTGCTGAAAAGAGGGGGAGAGATGCTCGGACTGTACTTCCTGAGGAGTTTTGAAAAAGCCGAAAAGATAGAAATGGCCATGAGAGTGAGGGGAAAACATGTGTCATTTACAAAAAGATATGATCCGGGTTACTTCTACCTTGCGTATCTTGCCGGGGTGAGTGCATGGTGGCTGATGCTGTGA